The Halalkalicoccus subterraneus genomic sequence CGCGCTCGCCGGCCGGGTAGACACACAGCCGGTAGTCGCCGGCGGGAACCTCGGCGTAGGCCGCGTCGCCGAACTCGACTCCCTCGAAGAGGGCGTCGCCGGTTTCTGCGACCACGACGTCGACCGCGGGCGCGTCGGGCGAGGCGTGGACCGCGCGGACGCGGGCCGTTCCATCGCCGGGATCGCTGTTGTCGTCCTCCAATACTGCGAGTTCGAGGGATTGGTTCTCGTCCGCGACCTCGCCGATCGCCGCGACCGTCAGGTCAGCAGCAGGAACGTCGAGGTCCTCATCCAAGACTGCGCCATCGGGGCCTGCGCCGGCGGGCGAGACCTTCACGTTGTAGCTACCGACAGGTAGTTCAAGGTAGTCGCTGACGGCCGTGAACGGGACGTCCTCGAGAACCACCTCGTCGTCGACGAAGACGTCGACGTTCGGGGCGTCGGGCGAGAGGTGAGCCACCCTGACGTTGGCCGTCTCGCCGTCGTCCTCAGCCGCTTCGTCCATCCCCTCGTCGTGGTCGTCACCGTCGTGACTGTCGGCGCTCGCGAACCCACCAGCCAGCGTCAGTGCTGCGAGGCCGCCCCCGATCTGTACGAATCGCCGCCGTGAAACACCGGATTTCTGTGCCATCGTTGAACTCCACTCTGTAATAGGACCGACTATTGCATCAACGCCGTACCCGACTAGTCGGGTAATCCGCGATCGAAGAACTCGGCCAGCAGTTTTCGCTCGGCCGCCCGGAGGTGTTGGTGGAACGTCGAGCGGCTGATCCCCATCGAATCGGCGATCTCGTCGCCCGTGATCCGGCGGGTCGGGTCGAAGTAGCCGCTGACGTAGGCCTTCCGTAGCGACAGCAGCTGGCGATCGGTGAGTTCGGCTGCGACCGACAGACGGTACTCCTTATCGGTCTGGGGCGGCCGGTCGTGTTCGTGCGAGGAGACGAGCGTCGCGTCAGGACACGAGTCGGTCACGAGTTCGACGACCGAGCGCGAACCCACGCCGCCGGGGACGAGCAGGCGGATCCGTCCCGTGCCGCCCTCCGCGCGCATCGAGCGGATCCGAACGCCTCGATTGGCCAGTTTCGTCACGAGCGAAACGCCCGAGAGGCGGAACTCGACGAGGGCCGAACTGGCGTTCGCCGTCAGAACGGTCGCTTCGACGAGCTCCGGGTACTCAGCCGCCAGTTCGTCGACCCGCTCCGGATCGACGCCGTCGACGGTGAGAAACAACAGCGAGTCGCCGTCGGTGGCCGACCCCTCGTACTCGAACCGACAGTCCGCACGCGCCGACAGGGAGACGAAAAAGAGGTCCTCGGTACCGAGGTCGAAGGCGAGTTCGACGGCACTGTCGGCGGTCAGGATCCGCCGGCTTTCGAGGGTGTTGCACGCGTTCGCGATGGCCCGACCGATCGACTGCAGGACGACTCGCTCGTGGTCGTCGAACGTCGCCGACTGCGTCGTCCCCACGACGAGCACCCCGTAGCCCGTTTCCCCGGAGACGAGCGGGATCGCGGCGATGGTTCCTCCCATCCCGTCCGCCGCCCCCTCCAAGCCGGCGACGAACCGCGCTCTACCGGTCGAAATCGCCTCCCCCACCGGGTTCGATCGGTCCATCGGGAAGCTGGCGTCGGCGAGGTCGATCGACCCGGCCCACGTCGACGGGACGACCGCCTCGCGGGTCGGGAGACGCTCGCCGATCCAGGCCGTCTCGTAGGCGTCGTCGGTCGTCAGTCGGTCACAGACCTCCCGTTCGATCCCCTCCCGGGTGGTCGCGCCCACGAGCGTCCGGGTGATGTCCTCGAGCAGACCGTCGATCCGTTCGAGTACCTCTTCCAGCTTTCGGCGCTCGCGTTCGACCTCCTCGATTCGGCGTTCGACCTCGAACTCCGCGCGCTTTCGGGCGGTGATGTCGGTCTGGAAGCCGACGAAGTGGCTCACCTCCTCGCCGTCGTGGAGCGGGGCGATGTCGACCTGGTTCCAGAACTCCGTGCCGTCCTTGCGGTAGTTCCTGAGTTCAACGGAGATCGCCTCCCGATCCGCGATCGCCTCACGCATCGCCCGGACCGGTTCCTCGGTGGTGCCTTCGCCCTGGAGGAACCGACAGTTGGTGCCGAGCGTTTCGTCCTTCGGATAGCCAGTCAGCCGCTCGAAGGCGTCGTTGAGATAGATCAGCGGGTTGTCGGGTTCGTTCGCGTCCGCGATCGTGATCCCGATCGGGGCCTCGTCGATCGCCCGCTCGAGCAACCGATCCGTGCTCATGGCCCCACCACGAATGGAGGGTGCAAGTCACTGTCGACGCGGGACGGCGAGTGCCCGACGGCGGGCAGCGAAGCGACCGCGAACGCGCGGCGAAGACCGAATTATTTATCGGGTTACGGATGGCATACACGGACACGCTGGTGTGAGCCAGCGTGGACTACGAAGGTGGATGGGGACGAGTCGGCTCGTCCCTTCTTCTATGCCCCGTACCGCTTCCCGAGATCGCACAGCGATGCGGTTGTGCGGCGCTCGCCGGTCGAGAAACGTACCGGTTCCGTCGACGGGCGGTCGGACGACTGCTGGGATGCGGACCGGAAAGGCTATAACGAGCTATCGCCGGAGTACTCGGCATGCAGGAGGAGTTCCTCGAACTGGCGATCCATACGCTATTATTTGCCCTCTACGGCGTTCTCACCGCCGGCCTCACGGCCGTAAGCGCCCTCGTCGAGTACCGAAGCTACCTCACCGTGACCGGCGGAGATCTGTTGCTGGCGGGGTGGATGGCGGCGATCGGGGTCGTCGCGCTCACGTTCGCGTACTTCCTCCTTCGCGACAAGGCGATGATCGAGTACCGATATCTGACCGGATAGCTCCCTTAGGAACTCTTCGGCGTCTCCGTCCGCGTCAGTTCAGACCCGCCAGCGGAGCACAACGCCGTCATCGAGCCGTTCGACGGACTCGAGCGAGAGCGCCGGAAATCCCTCGACGAAGCCCTCGCCGTCGGCCAGCGTCGGCGCGTTGCGACCGCCGATGATCGTCGGTCCGACGAAAACCGATAGTTCGTCGACCAGTCCGGCCTCGAACAGCGAGGAGATGAGTTCGCCCCCACCTTCGACCATCACTCGTTCGATCCCCTCGGCAGCCAGTTGATCGAACGCCGGTTCGAGTGCGACCCGTTCGTCGCCCGCGACGATGATCCGAACGCCCCGCGCCTCGAGGCGCTCGACTCGTTCAGTAGGGGCACTCTCGCTGGCGAGCAGATAGGTCCTCGCGGCGTCGTCGGCGATTCGGGCGTCGGGTGGTGTGCGCGCCCGCGAGTCGGCGACCACGCGGGCCGGCTGGGGCGGTTCGCCGCGCTCGGTGCGGGCGGCGCTGCTGGACGCATCGACCGTGAGGTGGGGATCATCGGCCAGTACGGTGCCGATCCCGACCATCACGGCGTCGGACTCGGCTCTCAGGGAATCGACCCGATCGAAGTCGTCGGGACCGCTGATCGCGATCTGTTCGCGCCGCCGGCTGGAGAGCTTTCCGTCGGCGCTGGTCGCGGCGTTGACGAGGACGTGCATACCGGGTCTACGCGGGCGGGCGAAAACCACTTTCGGCCCGCGGGCGACCGTTTATACCCGGGGACGCTCAAGGGAGGGTGATGAGCGTAGACGAACGTGCCGAGGCGCTCGCCTCCGACCTCGGTATCGACAAAGAGGAGGTCAAGCAGGATCTCGAAAACCTCGTCTCCTACAGCGTGCCGATGGACGAGGCCGTCCAGAGCCTCCGCCGGAAGTATGGCGGCGGCGGGGGAAGCGAACCCGAATCGAAGGCGATCGGCGAGATCACCACCGGTGACTCGAACGTCACCGTCACCGCGCGGGTGCTGACCGCCGGCAAGCGGTCGATCCGCTATCAGGGCAACGAGCAGACCATCACCGAGGGGGTGCTGGCCGATTCGAGTGGGACGATCGATTACACCGCCTGGGAGGAGTTCGGCCTCTCGCCGGGCGATACGATCACCGCCGGCAACGCCGGCGTTCGGGAGTGGGACGGCCAGCCCGAACTCAACCTGGGCGAGTCGACGTCGCTCGCCTTCGAGGACGAACCCGTAGAGGTACCCCACGAGATCGGCGGCGAACGGGACCTCGAAAGCGTCGAACCCGGCGGCCGGGGACTGACCGTCGAGGCCCGCGTGCTGGAGGTCGAGACCCGAACCATCGACGGGCGGGACGGCGAGACCGAGATCCTCTCGGGCGTACTCGGCGACGAGAGTGCCCGGCTTCCCTTCACCGACTGGGAGCCCCGCGAGGAGATCCGCGAGGGTGCGGATCTACGCTTCGAGAACGTCTACATCCGCGAGTTCCGGGGTGCACCCTCCGTGAACTGCTCGGAGTTCACGACCGTTTCGGCGCTCGGGCACGAGATCTCGGTGAGCGACTCGGCGCCTCGACGGCCCATCGGCGAGGCGGTCGAAAGCGGCGGGGCGTTCGACGTCGAGTTGGTGGGGACGATCGTCGCGGTCCGCGACGGTTCGGGGCTGATCCAGCGCTGTCCCGAGTGCGGTCGAATGGTCCAGAAGGGTCAGTGTCGCAGCCACGGCCAGGTCGACGGCGAGGACGACCTCCGGGTGAAGGGAATTCTCGACGACGGGACCGGTACCGTGACCGCGATCCTGGGGACCGACCTGACCCGCGAGATCTACGGCGGGGACATCGACGACGCGCGCGAGCAGGCCCGCGACGCGATGGATCAGGAGGTCGTCGCGGATTCGATCCGCGAACGGCTCGTGGGACGTGAGTATTCGGTGAGAGGGTCGCTGAGCGTCGACGAGTACGGCGCGAACCTCAACGCAAGCGAGTTCCATGAGGTCGACGAGCCGCCGGCCGAGCGCGCGGCGGCGCTGCTCGCGGAGGTGGGTCAATGAGTTCGAACGGTAGCGAATCGGGCGGTGACTCCGGGCCCGGGGTCCGGGAGGTCGCCCATCGCCTCTTTGCCTGCGAGTTCGACGACGCCTCGCTCGAATACGCCGACAGCGACGAGGAGCGCGCCCCGAAGTACGTGATCACGCCGACGGGCGCGCGGGTCAACCGGCTGTTCGTCGTGGGCGTGCTCACCGAGATCGAGCGGGTCAACGAGGAGGTCGTCCGGGCGCGGGTGGTCGACCCCACCGGCGCGTTCGTCGTCTATGCTGGGCAGTACCAGCCCGACGCGCTGGCCTTCCTCGAACGGGCCGACCCGCCCGCGTTCGTCGCGGTGACGGGGAAGGCGAACACCTTCCGGCCCGAGGATTCGGATCGCGTCTACACCTCGGTGCGCCCCGAAAGCATCGCGGAGGTCGACGCCGAAACCCGCGACCGGTGGACGGTGGGGGCTGCCGAGCACACGCTGGGGCGGATCGACGCGTTCGCCGCCACACTCGAAGAGGAAGACTCCATCGACGCCGAGAGCGGGATCGCGCTGGCCCGCGAGGAGTACGGAACGACGCCGGCCTACCTCGCGGCGCTTCGGGAGACCGCACTCGAGGCCGCGAGGCTCGTCGCCGGCGAGGTCGAGGAGGTGACCGCACCCGCCATCGCGCCCGGCGAGGACGACGGCGGGTCGGTGGACCTCACGGCCCTGCGGACGGGATTCGACGTCGACGCGGTCGCGGAGCCCGCCGGCGAGACGACCGCCGAGGGGACCGCGAGTTCCGAAGGCGAATCGACGGCTCCGTCGACCGCCGAGACCGCGTCCGAGACGTCGGCGGACGGGCCGACGACGGACGAGCCCGTATCCGCCTCGGACGAGGACGCGACGAGCGCGACGGCCACGACCGATGACGAGGAGTCGGACGAACTCGGTGATTTCGGGGTCGAGAGCGATTCGACGCCGGAGGCGGGAGCAGGGACGGAAACGGAAACGCCGTCCGACGCCGATTCCACTCCTTCCGAGGGACCCGAATCGACCGGCGGGACCGGCGGGGAGATGTACGAGTTCGACCCCGAGGAGCGCGCGGAGGTCGAGGCCGAGTTCGACATGGACTTCTCCTCGGGCAACGAGGTCGAGGAACCCGGCGAGGCCGACATCGACGCACCCGAACCCGACGGGATCGACGAGTCGGACGCGCCCTCGGAGGCGGAAACCGAATCCGCCTCCGAGGGCGAGGAAGCGACGGCGGCACCGGAGCAGACCGGTGGCGACCCGGGCGAAGTCGAGGACTCGGACGGGGCGGACACCCCGAACGCCCCGGACGAAGACGTCGACCTCGAGGACCGCGCGATGGCCGTCATGTCGGA encodes the following:
- a CDS encoding DUF4397 domain-containing protein, with protein sequence MAQKSGVSRRRFVQIGGGLAALTLAGGFASADSHDGDDHDEGMDEAAEDDGETANVRVAHLSPDAPNVDVFVDDEVVLEDVPFTAVSDYLELPVGSYNVKVSPAGAGPDGAVLDEDLDVPAADLTVAAIGEVADENQSLELAVLEDDNSDPGDGTARVRAVHASPDAPAVDVVVAETGDALFEGVEFGDAAYAEVPAGDYRLCVYPAGEREEAVLGADVEAAGGSVASAFAAGYVMPEDAPADEAFDIVLTVDSE
- a CDS encoding Single-stranded DNA binding protein, which codes for MSVDERAEALASDLGIDKEEVKQDLENLVSYSVPMDEAVQSLRRKYGGGGGSEPESKAIGEITTGDSNVTVTARVLTAGKRSIRYQGNEQTITEGVLADSSGTIDYTAWEEFGLSPGDTITAGNAGVREWDGQPELNLGESTSLAFEDEPVEVPHEIGGERDLESVEPGGRGLTVEARVLEVETRTIDGRDGETEILSGVLGDESARLPFTDWEPREEIREGADLRFENVYIREFRGAPSVNCSEFTTVSALGHEISVSDSAPRRPIGEAVESGGAFDVELVGTIVAVRDGSGLIQRCPECGRMVQKGQCRSHGQVDGEDDLRVKGILDDGTGTVTAILGTDLTREIYGGDIDDAREQARDAMDQEVVADSIRERLVGREYSVRGSLSVDEYGANLNASEFHEVDEPPAERAAALLAEVGQ
- a CDS encoding 2,5-diamino-6-(ribosylamino)-4(3H)-pyrimidinone 5'-phosphate reductase codes for the protein MHVLVNAATSADGKLSSRRREQIAISGPDDFDRVDSLRAESDAVMVGIGTVLADDPHLTVDASSSAARTERGEPPQPARVVADSRARTPPDARIADDAARTYLLASESAPTERVERLEARGVRIIVAGDERVALEPAFDQLAAEGIERVMVEGGGELISSLFEAGLVDELSVFVGPTIIGGRNAPTLADGEGFVEGFPALSLESVERLDDGVVLRWRV
- a CDS encoding bacterio-opsin activator domain-containing protein, encoding MSTDRLLERAIDEAPIGITIADANEPDNPLIYLNDAFERLTGYPKDETLGTNCRFLQGEGTTEEPVRAMREAIADREAISVELRNYRKDGTEFWNQVDIAPLHDGEEVSHFVGFQTDITARKRAEFEVERRIEEVERERRKLEEVLERIDGLLEDITRTLVGATTREGIEREVCDRLTTDDAYETAWIGERLPTREAVVPSTWAGSIDLADASFPMDRSNPVGEAISTGRARFVAGLEGAADGMGGTIAAIPLVSGETGYGVLVVGTTQSATFDDHERVVLQSIGRAIANACNTLESRRILTADSAVELAFDLGTEDLFFVSLSARADCRFEYEGSATDGDSLLFLTVDGVDPERVDELAAEYPELVEATVLTANASSALVEFRLSGVSLVTKLANRGVRIRSMRAEGGTGRIRLLVPGGVGSRSVVELVTDSCPDATLVSSHEHDRPPQTDKEYRLSVAAELTDRQLLSLRKAYVSGYFDPTRRITGDEIADSMGISRSTFHQHLRAAERKLLAEFFDRGLPD